One Megalops cyprinoides isolate fMegCyp1 chromosome 4, fMegCyp1.pri, whole genome shotgun sequence genomic window carries:
- the anxa3a gene encoding annexin A3a, which produces MTSIWDDLELLVDSTSSFTAKPGERGTIKDKAGFNAGEDAVALRKAIEGIGTTEKTLIDILSHRSSAQRQLICQAYLEATGRTLIDDLKGDTHGHFEDLLVALATPPAIYDSHEVAHAMKGVGTTDSTLIEIFASRSNKQIKDLCEVYLAETERKLTHDLKTEISGQYATALLILAEGNRDESMNVDEEKAKEDAKTLYDAGEKKWGTDESKFIDILCHRSIPQLRKTLVEYKNISGKTLQQSIEGEMSGLLEELLVAIVKCVKNVPAYLAERLFKSMKGGGTDEDTLNRIMVSRSEIDLLDIRAEFKKLFGYSLHSAIESDVSGSYGDCLKIICGGDD; this is translated from the exons ATGACATCTATTTGG GATGATTTGGAGCTTCTAGTTGATTCCACATCTTCTTTTACAGCAAAG CCTGGGGAGCGAGGGACCATCAAAGACAAAGCTGGTTTCAACGCAGGCGAAGATGCTGTTGCTCTGCGGAAAGCCATAGAGGGCATTG GCACGACTGAGAAGACACTGATTGACATTTTATCCCACAGGAGCAGTGCCCAGCGTCAGCTCATCTGTCAGGCTTACCTAGAAGCAACCGGCAGG aCTCTCATTGATGACCTGAAGGGTGACACCCATGGTCATTTTGAAGATCTTCTAGTTGCTCTGGCCACACCTCCAGCGATCTATGATAGTCATGAGGTTGCACATGCAATGAAA GGAGTCGGAACAACCGACAGTACTTTAATAGAAATATTTGCCTCAAGATccaacaaacaaattaaagacCTTTGTGAAGTCTACTTGGCTG aaacagagaggaaattgACACATGACCTCAAGACTGAAATATCAGGTCAATATGCTACCGCCCTTCTTATCTTGGCTGAG GGGAACAGGGATGAGAGCATGAACGTGGATGAGGAAAAAGCCAAAGAGGACGCTAAG ACCCTGTATGACGCTGGCGAGAAGAAGTGGGGCACGGACGAAAGCAAGTTCATCGACATCCTCTGCCACAGGAGCATACCGCAGCTGAGGAAAA CGCTAGTGGAGTACAAGAATATAAGCGGAAAGACCCTCCAGCAGAGCATCGAGGGGGAGATGTCTGGCTTGCTTGAGGAGCTTTTGGTGGCAATTG tgaaatgtgtgaaGAATGTCCCTGCCTACCTGGCTGAAAGGCTCTTCAAGAGCATgaag GGCGGGGGAACGGATGAGGACACTCTCAACAGGATAATGGTCAGTCGCTCTGAGATTGATCTGCTGGACATCAGGGCCGAATTCAAAAAGCTGTTCGGCTACTCACTGCACTCTGCTATCGAG TCGGATGTATCTGGGAGCTATGGGGACTGTCTGAAGATTATTTGTGGCGGCGATGACTAA